One Octopus sinensis linkage group LG11, ASM634580v1, whole genome shotgun sequence genomic window carries:
- the LOC115217257 gene encoding rRNA-processing protein UTP23 homolog isoform X1: MKILREKKVKKILAFYKNYFHFRTPYQVLIDGTFCLAALNYHLDINDVLSKYLQSEIRLFTTSCAIAEAHSLEKLFPGLLPQLRSCQVCSCGHKKKAVSVVECFKSMVNNNNNNHYILCTQDKKIQKVLRKHPGVPIIFIDRTVCIEQPSKASQQIATDGFAGEVEELNYEDKVLNQLKDKILVKKPHVDFKKRKSKKGANPLSCKKKKVVNAVPSIDNGVKKSRKRRKKYKVSSHIKELLKNIHQ; this comes from the exons ATGAAGATTTTAcgagaaaaaaaagttaaaaaaattttagcATTTTATAAGAATTATTTTCACTTCCGAACACCATACCAAGTTTTAATTGATGGGACATTTTGTTTAGCTGCACTTAACTATCATCTTGATATAAATGATGTCCTCTCTAAATATTTGCAAAGTGAAATCCGGCTTTTTACCACCTCGTGTGCAATTGCAGAGGCACATAGTTTAG AAAAATTGTTTCCAGGTCTTTTACCTCAACTACGCAGTTGTCAAGTATGTTCATGTGGGCACAAAAAGAAAGCAGTATCAGTAGTTGAGTGTTTCAAGAGTatggtcaataataataataataaccattataTTTTATGCACACAG gacaagaaaattcagaaggtTCTTCGAAAACATCCTGGTGTTCCCATCATTTTCATTGATAGAACTGTCTGTATTGAGCAACCAAGCAAAGCTTCTCAGCAAATAGCAACAGATGGTTTTGCTGGAGAAGTGGAGGAATTAAATTATGAAGACAAAGTATTAAATCAGTTAAAAGACAAGATTTTGGTTAAAAAACCTCATGTTGATTTTAAGAAGCGAAAGTCAAAAAAGGGAGCTAATCCATTGTCATGCAAgaaaaagaaagttgtaaatgCTGTTCCTAGCATAGACAATGGCGTCAAAAAATCtcgcaaaagaagaaaaaaatataaggttTCTTCTCATATTAAAGAacttttgaaaaatattcatcAATGA